One stretch of Chloroflexia bacterium SDU3-3 DNA includes these proteins:
- a CDS encoding N-acetyl-gamma-glutamyl-phosphate reductase translates to MIKVGICGVTGYAGYELLRWLRRHPSAEIVFTTSESQAGKSLAEVFPGPLDTPLLAVGDAPLDTADVVFLALPHGVAGELAKKALAQGVKVIDLSADFRLTTAEAYTTWYRHAHPAPELLPIPYGLPELNRAALADAPLIANPGCYPTSVLLGLAPILRASKLASPTVIVDSKSGVSGAGRAPKQNTHFVEVSESLAPYSIGRVHRHVAEMEQEAARISTGIAPEIIFTPHLLPISRGILSSIYVPVPADLGEDEIRALYEQQYAGEPFVRVLPKGQLATIAHTAHTNQCAISLTLARPGLLIVVASEDNLVKGAAGQAIQNMNVMFGLDETTGLL, encoded by the coding sequence ATGATCAAGGTTGGTATCTGCGGGGTCACCGGCTACGCCGGGTACGAGCTGCTCCGCTGGCTTCGGCGGCACCCATCTGCCGAAATTGTGTTTACCACATCCGAGTCGCAGGCGGGCAAGTCGCTGGCCGAGGTCTTCCCTGGCCCGCTGGACACCCCGCTGCTGGCGGTGGGCGACGCGCCGCTGGACACGGCAGATGTGGTGTTCCTGGCCCTGCCGCACGGCGTGGCGGGCGAGCTGGCCAAGAAGGCCCTGGCCCAAGGGGTGAAGGTGATCGACCTCTCCGCCGACTTCCGGCTGACCACCGCCGAGGCCTACACCACCTGGTACCGCCACGCCCACCCCGCCCCCGAGCTTCTCCCCATCCCCTACGGCCTCCCCGAGCTGAACCGCGCCGCCCTGGCCGACGCCCCGCTGATCGCGAACCCCGGATGCTACCCCACCAGCGTGCTGCTGGGCCTCGCGCCCATCCTGCGCGCGAGCAAGCTGGCCAGCCCCACCGTGATCGTCGACTCGAAATCGGGCGTCTCGGGCGCTGGCCGCGCGCCTAAGCAGAACACCCACTTTGTGGAGGTGAGCGAGAGCCTCGCGCCCTACAGCATCGGGCGGGTGCACCGCCACGTGGCCGAGATGGAGCAGGAGGCCGCGCGGATCTCGACCGGCATCGCGCCGGAGATCATCTTCACGCCGCACCTGCTGCCGATCAGCCGCGGCATCCTCAGCTCGATCTACGTGCCCGTGCCCGCCGACCTGGGCGAGGACGAGATCCGCGCGCTCTACGAGCAGCAGTACGCGGGCGAGCCGTTCGTGCGGGTGCTGCCCAAGGGCCAGCTGGCCACGATCGCCCACACCGCCCACACCAACCAGTGCGCCATCTCGCTGACGCTGGCCCGGCCCGGCCTGCTGATCGTGGTGGCCAGCGAGGACAACCTGGTGAAGGGCGCTGCTGGGCAGGCCATCCAGAACATGAACGTGATGTTTGGGCTTGACGAGACGACGGGCCTGCTCTAG
- the argB gene encoding acetylglutamate kinase, translating into MTRLVLKIGGNDIDDPAFLAELVRTVAALRPLPVLVHGGGKEIGQLQTALGGEPRFVAGLRVTDKTALAAAEMVLCGTVSTRLVAALLAGGVDAQGLSGVDRGLIRVRKLSHPEGDLGYVGTPTAVRAGVLNGLLADGAVPVVAPISLGDEGPYNVNADEAAGAVAAALGDAEVVFVTNVPGVLVDGALAARLDRQQVIDLIDGGVITGGMIPKVRSALAALDGGVRAARITNLAGLGDGSGTVIWQ; encoded by the coding sequence ATGACCAGGCTTGTGCTCAAGATCGGCGGCAACGACATCGACGACCCGGCCTTCCTGGCCGAGCTGGTGCGCACCGTCGCAGCGCTGAGGCCCCTGCCCGTGCTGGTGCACGGCGGCGGCAAAGAGATCGGCCAGCTACAGACGGCGCTGGGCGGCGAGCCGCGCTTCGTGGCCGGGCTGCGGGTGACGGACAAGACCGCGCTGGCCGCCGCCGAGATGGTGCTGTGCGGCACGGTGAGCACGCGGCTGGTGGCGGCGCTGCTGGCGGGCGGCGTGGACGCGCAGGGCCTGTCGGGCGTGGATCGCGGCCTCATCCGCGTGCGCAAGCTGAGCCACCCCGAGGGCGATCTGGGCTACGTGGGCACGCCCACCGCCGTGCGCGCTGGGGTGCTGAACGGCCTGCTGGCCGACGGCGCGGTGCCGGTGGTGGCCCCGATCTCGCTAGGCGATGAGGGGCCGTACAACGTGAACGCCGACGAGGCCGCTGGCGCGGTGGCCGCCGCACTGGGCGACGCCGAGGTGGTGTTTGTCACCAATGTGCCCGGCGTGCTGGTGGATGGCGCGCTGGCCGCGCGGCTCGACCGCCAGCAGGTGATCGACCTGATCGACGGCGGCGTGATCACCGGCGGCATGATCCCCAAGGTCCGCTCGGCCCTGGCGGCGCTGGATGGCGGCGTGCGGGCGGCGCGGATCACCAACCTGGCTGGCCTGGGCGATGGCTCGGGCACCGTGATCTGGCAGTAG
- a CDS encoding TIGR03560 family F420-dependent LLM class oxidoreductase yields MDIALMIEGQSGLTWPAWQGLAAATEELGFAGLYRSDHFTDPEPPNSAALEAWVSMAWLASHTSRIDFGPMVSPVSFRDPVMMARQAMAIDDLSGGRFQFGVGAGWQEREHAMFGYPLLDVPQRMARFREALEVMSLLLRGDGPASFSGSYYQLRDAELLPRPQRRGGPPIVIGGNGPKYTLPLAARYAQEWNGVYITAERFNTLQTQLDELLAEHGRARGDIRRTLMTGLVYGRNDAELKARLEQRGATAEQLAAQGVVAGTTGAIIEQLGRLQQVGVQRVMLQWFNWHDRGELEAFAAAILPHFAAD; encoded by the coding sequence ATGGATATCGCCCTGATGATCGAGGGCCAGAGCGGCCTGACCTGGCCCGCCTGGCAGGGCCTGGCCGCAGCGACGGAGGAGCTGGGCTTCGCCGGGCTATACCGCTCGGACCACTTCACTGACCCCGAGCCGCCCAACAGCGCCGCGCTAGAGGCCTGGGTCTCCATGGCCTGGCTGGCCAGCCACACCAGCAGGATCGACTTTGGCCCCATGGTATCGCCGGTCTCGTTCCGCGACCCGGTGATGATGGCCCGCCAGGCCATGGCCATCGACGACCTGTCGGGCGGGCGGTTCCAGTTCGGCGTGGGCGCGGGCTGGCAAGAGCGCGAGCACGCCATGTTCGGCTACCCGCTGCTGGATGTGCCGCAGCGCATGGCCCGCTTCCGCGAGGCGCTAGAGGTGATGAGCCTGCTGCTGCGCGGCGATGGCCCGGCCAGCTTCAGCGGCAGCTACTACCAGCTGCGCGACGCCGAGCTGCTGCCCAGGCCGCAGCGCCGGGGCGGCCCCCCGATCGTGATCGGCGGCAACGGCCCCAAGTACACCCTGCCGCTGGCCGCGCGCTACGCCCAGGAGTGGAACGGCGTCTACATCACCGCCGAGCGCTTCAACACCCTGCAGACCCAGCTCGACGAGCTGCTGGCCGAGCACGGGCGTGCGCGCGGCGACATCCGCCGCACCCTGATGACCGGGCTGGTGTATGGCCGCAACGACGCCGAGCTGAAGGCCCGCCTTGAGCAGCGTGGCGCGACCGCCGAGCAGCTGGCGGCCCAGGGTGTGGTGGCAGGCACCACAGGCGCGATCATCGAGCAGCTGGGCAGGCTCCAGCAGGTGGGCGTGCAGCGGGTGATGCTGCAGTGGTTCAATTGGCACGACCGAGGCGAGCTAGAGGCATTCGCCGCAGCTATCCTGCCGCACTTCGCGGCGGACTAA
- a CDS encoding GNAT family N-acetyltransferase, with amino-acid sequence MTSRIRSEQVGTTPRDQSVIVVRTPAEADVTALTAIVNENARLGHLLPRSEASIRASLPDWLIAEVDGTVVGCASLLIMGQQLVEVRSLAVLPAYRSYGIGAKIVRTLIDQARRRGYATVFALTRAVPFFLKLGFTITEKERFPEKVWRDCAICPLQARCDETAVVLELDHSNR; translated from the coding sequence ATGACCAGTCGGATTCGGAGCGAGCAGGTTGGGACGACGCCGCGCGACCAGAGCGTGATCGTCGTACGCACGCCAGCCGAGGCGGACGTCACAGCGCTCACCGCCATTGTGAATGAGAACGCACGGCTTGGACACCTCCTGCCGCGCAGCGAGGCCAGCATCCGCGCGAGCCTGCCCGACTGGCTGATCGCCGAGGTGGATGGCACCGTGGTCGGCTGCGCGTCGCTGCTGATCATGGGGCAGCAGCTGGTGGAGGTGCGGTCGCTGGCGGTGCTGCCGGCCTACCGCAGCTACGGCATCGGCGCGAAGATCGTGCGAACGCTGATCGACCAGGCGCGGCGGCGCGGCTACGCCACGGTGTTCGCGCTCACCCGCGCGGTGCCCTTCTTCCTCAAGCTAGGCTTCACCATCACCGAGAAGGAGCGCTTCCCGGAGAAGGTCTGGCGCGACTGCGCCATCTGCCCGCTCCAGGCCCGCTGCGATGAGACGGCGGTGGTGCTTGAGCTCGACCATTCCAATCGATAG
- the carA gene encoding glutamine-hydrolyzing carbamoyl-phosphate synthase small subunit, with product MAQRTKALLALADGTIWPGEAFGAVGERTGEIVFNTAMTGYQEILSDPSYFGQIVVMTAPHIGNTGINFEDGESRKAWLSGFVVREASRRVSNWRAQQSLDAYLSEQGVVGITGVDTRALVRHIRDQGAMNAIISSDDLDPERLVAKARGTHSMEGLDLVKSVTTEEPYHWPPEQTDEIAQWYVADASAKPDRPYHVVAYDFGIKTNILRLMAERGCKITVVPAETPASEVLAHNPDGVFLSNGPGDPAAVTYAIESTKQLLGQKPLFGICLGHQILGLALGGTTYKLRFGHHGGNQPVSFSDTKRVEISSHNHGFAVAADSLPQGVEVTHTNLNDNCVEGLRVAGQRAFSVQYHPEAAPGPHDASYLFDQFIALMEAERQ from the coding sequence ATGGCACAGCGAACAAAGGCCCTTCTGGCGCTTGCAGATGGCACGATCTGGCCCGGCGAGGCATTCGGCGCGGTGGGCGAGCGCACCGGCGAGATCGTCTTCAACACCGCCATGACCGGCTACCAGGAGATCCTGAGCGACCCCTCCTACTTCGGTCAGATAGTGGTGATGACCGCGCCGCATATCGGCAACACCGGCATCAACTTCGAGGACGGCGAGAGCCGGAAGGCGTGGCTTTCCGGCTTTGTTGTGCGCGAGGCCAGCCGCCGCGTCAGCAACTGGCGCGCCCAGCAGTCGCTGGATGCCTACCTGAGCGAGCAGGGCGTGGTGGGCATCACCGGCGTGGATACGCGGGCGCTGGTGCGCCACATCCGCGACCAGGGCGCCATGAACGCCATCATCTCCTCCGACGACCTCGACCCCGAGCGGCTGGTGGCCAAGGCGCGCGGCACCCACTCGATGGAGGGGCTGGACCTAGTGAAGAGCGTGACCACCGAGGAGCCGTACCACTGGCCGCCCGAGCAGACCGACGAGATCGCCCAGTGGTACGTGGCCGACGCCAGCGCCAAGCCCGACCGGCCCTACCACGTGGTGGCCTACGACTTCGGCATCAAGACCAATATCCTGCGGCTGATGGCCGAGCGCGGCTGCAAGATCACCGTGGTGCCCGCCGAGACCCCGGCCAGCGAGGTGCTGGCCCACAACCCCGACGGCGTGTTCCTCTCCAACGGCCCGGGCGACCCCGCCGCCGTCACCTACGCGATCGAGAGCACCAAGCAGCTGCTGGGCCAGAAGCCGCTATTCGGCATCTGCCTGGGCCACCAGATCCTGGGCCTGGCGCTGGGCGGCACCACCTACAAGCTGCGCTTCGGCCACCACGGCGGCAACCAGCCCGTCAGCTTCAGCGACACCAAGCGCGTCGAGATCTCTAGCCACAACCACGGCTTCGCGGTGGCCGCCGACTCGCTGCCCCAGGGAGTGGAGGTGACGCACACCAACCTGAACGACAACTGCGTCGAGGGCCTGCGCGTGGCGGGCCAGCGTGCGTTCAGCGTGCAGTACCACCCCGAGGCCGCGCCCGGCCCCCACGACGCCAGCTACCTGTTCGACCAGTTCATCGCGCTGATGGAGGCCGAGCGCCAGTAG
- a CDS encoding GxxExxY protein, with translation MKPEPTLVRENAIGKGVVQAAYTVHKALGPGLLEHIYEVCFCHELAKQGFQVQRQVILPIIYDGIIFEDGLRLDVLVENCIICELKAVQDMHAVFTAQLMSHLKLAHKRLGYLINFNVPLIKSGIKRLVL, from the coding sequence ATGAAACCAGAGCCAACACTTGTGCGTGAAAATGCCATTGGAAAAGGCGTTGTGCAGGCAGCCTACACGGTGCATAAAGCCCTCGGGCCCGGTCTGTTGGAGCATATCTACGAGGTTTGTTTCTGCCACGAATTGGCAAAACAGGGATTTCAGGTTCAGCGACAGGTTATCCTCCCCATCATCTACGATGGGATTATCTTTGAAGATGGCCTGCGGCTGGATGTTCTTGTTGAGAACTGCATCATCTGCGAGCTAAAGGCGGTGCAGGACATGCACGCCGTCTTTACCGCGCAGCTTATGTCGCACCTCAAACTTGCTCATAAACGGCTTGGTTATCTGATAAACTTTAATGTCCCACTGATAAAGAGTGGCATCAAGCGCCTTGTGCTATAG
- the carB gene encoding carbamoyl-phosphate synthase large subunit gives MPKRTDIQSILIIGAGPIVIGQACEFDYSGVQACKVLRREGYRVILVNSNPATIMTDPQFADATYIEPLTVDVLEKIIERERPDAVLPTVGGQTALNLAMELDEHGILEKYGTQLIGASPKAIALAEDRLLFKEAMVKVGLKVPEGDTVTTVEQAVEVAARIGYPVLIRPSFTLGGSGGGVAYSEADLREVAERGLRASPVTQVLIEQSVLGWKEFELEVMRDKADNFVVVCSIENLDPMGVHTGDSITVAPAMTLTDRELQRLRDMAQIVMRTVGVETGGSNVQFSVSPYDGTPYVIEMNPRVSRSSALASKATGFPIAKIAALLAVGYTLDEIPNDITKVTPASFEPSLDYVVVKIPRWAFEKFPGVDPTLGPQMKSVGEVMAIGTTFNEAFQKALRGLETGVSGFVTKDTPANELHQQLTVATPKRIYAAGDALRGGMTPEELNRLTGYDLWFVDNLARIIEIERELGGHTLASLPAELLREAKQNGFSDIQIAKATQGGSSDMEVRAHRKQLGITPVYHRIDTCAAEFEAHTPYLYSTYASEDESEVTSAPKMMILGGGPNRIGQGIEFDYCCVHACFALKELGYETIMVNCNPETVSTDYDTSDRLYFEPLTLEDVLNIWENETRSQSADGQPIAQVLAQFGGQTPLNLAKGLAANGVVIAGTSQDSIDLAEERGRFGDLLRSLEIAQPESGMAGDLAEATAIAHRIGFPVLVRPSYVLGGRAMAIAYDEENLARYIAEATAISAGAPVLIDRYLEDAYEIDVDAVGDGERVVIGGIMEHVEEAGVHSGDSAMVLPPYKVSAYHLSIIRDETVRLGLALKVKGLMNVQYAIKDDEVYVIEVNPRASRTVPFIAKATGVALAKVAAKVAAGKTLEQLGLTEEPALDGFFVKEAVLPFEKFPGAAIILSPEMRSTGEVMGHASSFGHAFAKAEMGAGQKLPVEGGVLLTVNDFDKGAIVRIARDLARLGFTLYATHGTAAWLEQVGIQATKVNKVSEGGETTADLLAAGKVQLVISTPLGQRAYADGQALRSAAIRHRVMLVTTLTGAAATVSAIQALKAKELKVRSLQQHHALQH, from the coding sequence ATGCCGAAGCGTACAGATATACAGTCCATCCTGATCATCGGCGCGGGGCCGATCGTGATCGGCCAGGCCTGCGAGTTCGACTACTCGGGCGTGCAGGCCTGCAAGGTGCTGCGGCGCGAGGGCTACCGCGTCATCCTGGTCAACTCCAACCCGGCCACGATCATGACTGACCCGCAGTTCGCCGACGCCACCTACATCGAGCCGCTGACGGTGGACGTGCTGGAGAAGATCATCGAGCGCGAGCGCCCCGACGCGGTGCTGCCCACCGTGGGCGGCCAGACCGCGCTCAACCTGGCCATGGAGCTGGATGAGCACGGCATCTTAGAGAAGTACGGCACCCAGCTGATCGGCGCGTCGCCCAAGGCCATCGCGCTGGCCGAGGATCGCCTGCTGTTCAAGGAGGCCATGGTCAAAGTCGGCCTGAAGGTGCCCGAGGGCGACACCGTGACCACCGTCGAGCAGGCGGTGGAGGTGGCGGCGCGGATCGGCTACCCCGTGCTCATCCGGCCCTCGTTCACCCTGGGCGGCTCGGGCGGCGGCGTGGCCTACAGCGAGGCCGACCTGCGCGAGGTGGCCGAGCGCGGCCTGCGCGCCTCGCCTGTGACCCAGGTGCTGATCGAGCAGAGCGTGCTGGGCTGGAAGGAGTTCGAGCTGGAGGTGATGCGCGACAAAGCCGACAACTTTGTGGTGGTCTGCTCGATCGAGAACCTCGACCCCATGGGCGTGCACACCGGCGACTCGATCACCGTGGCCCCGGCCATGACGCTCACCGACCGCGAGCTGCAGCGCCTGCGCGACATGGCCCAGATCGTGATGCGCACCGTGGGCGTGGAGACGGGCGGCTCGAACGTGCAGTTCTCGGTCAGCCCCTACGACGGCACGCCCTACGTGATCGAGATGAACCCGCGCGTCAGCCGCTCGTCCGCCCTGGCATCCAAGGCCACCGGCTTCCCGATCGCCAAGATCGCGGCGCTGCTGGCCGTGGGCTACACCCTGGACGAGATCCCCAACGACATCACCAAGGTCACGCCCGCCTCGTTCGAGCCCAGCCTCGACTACGTGGTGGTGAAGATCCCGCGCTGGGCCTTCGAGAAGTTCCCCGGCGTCGACCCGACGCTCGGGCCGCAGATGAAGAGCGTGGGCGAGGTGATGGCGATCGGCACCACCTTCAACGAGGCCTTCCAGAAGGCGCTGCGCGGCCTGGAGACTGGGGTGAGCGGCTTTGTGACCAAGGACACCCCCGCCAACGAGCTGCACCAGCAGCTGACGGTGGCCACGCCCAAGCGCATCTACGCCGCAGGCGACGCGCTGCGCGGCGGCATGACCCCCGAGGAGCTGAACAGGCTGACCGGCTACGATCTGTGGTTTGTCGACAACCTGGCCCGGATCATCGAGATCGAGCGAGAGCTGGGCGGCCACACCCTGGCCAGCCTGCCCGCCGAGCTGCTGCGCGAGGCCAAGCAGAACGGCTTCAGCGACATCCAGATCGCCAAGGCCACCCAGGGTGGCAGCAGCGACATGGAGGTGCGCGCCCACCGCAAGCAGCTGGGCATCACGCCGGTGTACCACCGCATCGACACCTGTGCCGCCGAGTTCGAGGCCCACACGCCCTACCTCTACAGCACCTACGCCAGCGAGGACGAATCGGAGGTGACGAGCGCGCCCAAGATGATGATCCTGGGCGGCGGCCCCAACCGCATCGGCCAGGGCATCGAGTTCGACTACTGCTGCGTCCACGCCTGCTTCGCGCTGAAGGAGCTGGGCTACGAGACGATCATGGTCAACTGCAACCCCGAGACTGTCTCGACCGACTACGACACCAGCGACCGGCTCTACTTCGAGCCGCTGACGCTTGAGGATGTGCTGAACATCTGGGAAAATGAGACCCGCAGCCAGAGCGCCGACGGCCAGCCGATCGCGCAGGTGCTGGCCCAGTTTGGCGGCCAGACCCCGCTGAACCTGGCCAAGGGCCTGGCCGCCAACGGCGTGGTGATCGCGGGCACCTCGCAGGACTCGATCGACCTGGCCGAGGAGCGCGGGCGCTTCGGCGACCTGCTGCGCAGCCTGGAGATCGCCCAGCCCGAGAGCGGCATGGCGGGCGATCTGGCCGAGGCCACCGCGATCGCCCACCGCATCGGCTTCCCGGTGCTGGTGCGGCCATCCTACGTGCTGGGCGGGCGAGCCATGGCTATCGCCTACGACGAGGAGAACCTGGCCCGCTACATCGCCGAGGCCACCGCGATCAGCGCGGGCGCGCCGGTGCTGATCGACCGCTACCTGGAGGACGCCTACGAGATCGACGTGGACGCGGTGGGCGACGGCGAGCGCGTGGTGATCGGCGGCATCATGGAGCATGTGGAGGAGGCGGGCGTCCACTCGGGCGACTCGGCCATGGTGCTGCCGCCCTACAAGGTGAGCGCCTACCACCTCTCGATCATCCGCGACGAGACCGTGCGCCTGGGCCTGGCGCTCAAGGTCAAGGGCCTGATGAACGTGCAGTACGCCATCAAGGATGACGAGGTCTACGTGATCGAGGTCAACCCCCGAGCCTCGCGCACGGTGCCCTTCATCGCCAAGGCCACCGGCGTGGCGCTGGCCAAGGTGGCGGCCAAGGTGGCGGCAGGCAAGACCCTAGAGCAGCTGGGCCTGACCGAGGAGCCAGCGCTCGATGGCTTCTTTGTGAAAGAGGCCGTGCTGCCCTTCGAGAAGTTTCCCGGTGCGGCGATCATCCTCAGCCCCGAGATGCGCTCGACCGGCGAGGTGATGGGCCACGCATCCAGCTTCGGCCACGCCTTCGCCAAGGCCGAGATGGGCGCTGGCCAGAAGCTGCCGGTGGAGGGCGGCGTGCTGCTCACCGTCAACGACTTCGACAAGGGTGCGATCGTGCGGATCGCCCGCGACCTCGCGCGGCTAGGATTCACGCTCTACGCCACCCATGGCACCGCTGCCTGGCTGGAGCAGGTGGGCATCCAGGCCACGAAGGTGAATAAGGTCTCCGAGGGCGGCGAGACAACGGCAGACCTGCTGGCGGCTGGCAAGGTGCAGCTGGTGATCAGCACACCGCTGGGCCAGCGCGCCTACGCCGACGGCCAGGCCCTGCGCTCGGCGGCCATCCGCCACCGCGTGATGCTGGTGACAACGCTCACCGGCGCAGCGGCCACCGTCAGCGCCATCCAGGCGCTCAAGGCCAAGGAGCTGAAAGTGCGCTCGCTCCAGCAGCACCACGCGCTTCAGCACTAG